A genomic region of Aeropyrum pernix K1 contains the following coding sequences:
- a CDS encoding cytosine permease, whose amino-acid sequence MGLGNTPEKGGGLGALEYTFIMFSMASCLPLFFLGPIAFNLGLSLQEALLAALVGNLVVAVAMALNGHAGIKHKIDFPEQAVRSLGELTGKAAVVMRGLVGAMWFGVEAYNGALALNLILLFALGLTGAALLEKATVLIPAALVLYLGSMYLVLKLGVKGIGKAATLAGPLLLLYFAWLWIWMKNSGFQPSEAPKGVGLLSSAFLIYLAIQTNWWATVAVNISDLSREAKSWGALWIGVMLGMVGGQLIGTYLSYELVLLTGKTLPQEIITEFAPGAIAVLLGLAFAFLAPWTTDLTANLPPMIDILKSIFGMSWKRASLLSAAAGFVLAPWWLLDNAPQIVGYVTSFAASYGVILGPILGALLAAHWVGGLNRPPNPSYKPVILPTTAGLLAGLIVSYAIAYPLGMVTSVLGVPFPQGPIWYVGVAVSVIAAALLLKLVPAKVKFKNET is encoded by the coding sequence ATGGGTCTGGGCAATACCCCCGAGAAAGGAGGGGGCCTAGGAGCCCTTGAGTATACTTTTATTATGTTCAGCATGGCATCCTGCCTGCCACTTTTCTTCCTAGGCCCCATAGCCTTCAACCTCGGCCTCTCGCTTCAAGAGGCTCTACTGGCAGCACTGGTAGGAAACCTGGTAGTGGCAGTGGCAATGGCGCTCAACGGGCATGCAGGGATTAAGCACAAGATAGACTTTCCAGAGCAGGCCGTAAGAAGCCTAGGAGAGCTCACTGGCAAGGCGGCTGTGGTGATGAGAGGGCTAGTGGGTGCTATGTGGTTCGGGGTGGAAGCCTACAACGGCGCCCTAGCCCTAAACCTAATACTCCTCTTCGCCCTAGGGCTTACTGGAGCAGCGCTGCTGGAGAAGGCCACGGTCCTCATACCAGCAGCTCTAGTACTCTACCTTGGCTCCATGTATCTAGTCCTAAAGCTAGGGGTAAAGGGTATAGGGAAGGCTGCCACCCTCGCGGGACCCCTTCTGCTCCTCTACTTCGCATGGCTCTGGATCTGGATGAAGAACTCTGGGTTCCAGCCGTCCGAGGCACCCAAGGGTGTAGGCTTGCTAAGCTCAGCCTTCCTAATCTACCTGGCGATACAGACAAACTGGTGGGCGACCGTTGCGGTGAACATAAGCGACCTTTCCCGTGAGGCCAAGAGCTGGGGCGCCCTCTGGATCGGAGTCATGCTTGGCATGGTGGGAGGCCAGCTTATAGGTACCTACCTCAGCTACGAGCTAGTCTTGCTAACCGGGAAAACGCTACCGCAGGAGATCATAACAGAGTTCGCTCCAGGAGCTATAGCAGTCCTTCTAGGGCTGGCCTTCGCCTTTCTCGCACCCTGGACAACAGATCTAACGGCCAATCTACCCCCGATGATAGATATACTGAAAAGCATTTTCGGGATGAGCTGGAAGAGGGCCAGCCTCCTCTCGGCAGCGGCAGGCTTCGTGCTGGCTCCATGGTGGCTGCTGGACAACGCACCCCAGATAGTAGGCTATGTAACCTCCTTCGCAGCAAGCTACGGTGTAATACTAGGCCCGATACTCGGTGCACTCCTCGCAGCACACTGGGTAGGAGGCCTAAACAGGCCCCCCAACCCAAGTTACAAGCCAGTTATACTACCCACTACAGCCGGCCTACTAGCAGGCCTCATAGTCTCATACGCAATAGCCTACCCGCTGGGTATGGTAACCAGCGTCCTCGGAGTACCATTCCCGCAGGGGCCAATATGGTACGTGGGAGTCGCCGTGAGTGTGATTGCAGCCGCCCTGCTTCTCAAACTTGTCCCAGCTAAAGTTAAGTTCAAGAACGAGACGTAA
- the rgy gene encoding reverse gyrase: protein MPGGVNAVYMGLCYNCGGNIDEDRLEKGLPCARCLPSPPRRATPLTVYRALKKAGTLGAYSWEYLSIREVERFEAYFAAKSGSRLWSAQRSWAKRLVKGDSFAIIAPTGVGKSTLLTVYAAYVAAVKRGRVLYLVPTENLVRQVYAKLDQVEPGIATAYYSRMPAKARESSLEKIASGGARLIVATTGFLSRRFDLLHPQYKFDLAIVDDVDSLLRNSRNVERILLLTGFSEETVEAAHSLVKARLKLYRALHSGASESIVSRLEQEIAQLEARLRLSLSEASPGQLVIASATGRPRGVKHLLFKELLGFEVGGGSDYLRNIVDAYVVDSDPVGRTAEIVSALGDGVIVFVSQRLGKDVARAIAGRLEGMGVSTALALTGARRPVEAFARGEARVLIGMASRYGVIVRGLDLPERSKYAVFLGAPSAKTHLLEALYSPRRMLAFLSIAQEKGVEWAGEAFRRLSRLLEKVIDTSIVSLAARGKLEAQGPAGEAAGIISETAPRLVDWLVAEARLQGGLLRVGGLVVDARGPIPYLVVPDAPTYIQASGRVSRLYRGVMTRGLSIVVDEAPEYVEALGERLKWTTSSRLRPLSEVDMEKLRREIEESRRGKGRRVRVKTTLLVVESPTKARTIAWFWGRPGKRRIGRSVIYEASVSDPETGDVHILQITSTRGHLTDLTTDSVGSKYGVDEDGGGYRAYYSTIKRCLDCGAQHTSSSPFCPRCGSPRQVDSKSVVEILRKLASEVDEIVIATDPDREGEKIAWDVFLAVRPYNPNVRRGRFHEVTPRAVIEALRSGESVEKSLIEAQKVRRIVDRWIGFHLSTHLKLKFSKPWLGAGRVQTPVLGWIVDRYREWQDTRGYLVIFKLSSGGRTSYFTQNRLEVENLKRVEWLEVVDIAGKTEERNPPPPYTTDEYLYDASRKLGLSAGLAMKIAQDLFESGLITYHRTDSTRVSPTGVKLALEYLASRGLEGEAQPRGWGEGGAHEAIRPVRPIDAQDLERAVLSGSIRIPIRLTRLHIRVYDMIFRRFIASQMKPATLDIVEATLQAGETVFNHAGVARVRGGYALVNPPRVEEWLARLSPGDRIDVEDVLVVKSSLKRLYRAGDIVKMMREHGIGRPSTYAKAIEQNRRHGYVIESKKMRYLIPTKTGVSIYDYLSNGFKKLVSVDTTRRLEEALERVEKGVEKPEAVLASVWRMVDEAVSLHAATGDVMGQSEA, encoded by the coding sequence ATGCCGGGCGGCGTCAACGCTGTATATATGGGTCTCTGCTACAACTGCGGAGGCAATATAGATGAGGATAGGCTAGAGAAGGGTCTACCCTGTGCTAGATGCCTCCCCTCGCCTCCACGCAGGGCCACGCCCCTCACAGTCTACAGAGCCCTTAAGAAGGCGGGCACCCTGGGGGCGTACTCGTGGGAGTACCTGAGTATTAGGGAGGTAGAGAGGTTTGAAGCGTACTTTGCGGCGAAGAGTGGGAGCCGCCTCTGGTCAGCTCAGAGGAGCTGGGCCAAGAGGCTGGTTAAGGGAGATAGCTTCGCGATAATAGCCCCCACGGGCGTTGGAAAAAGCACGCTTCTCACCGTTTACGCGGCCTACGTAGCTGCCGTCAAGAGGGGGCGCGTCCTATACCTGGTCCCCACGGAGAACCTTGTCCGCCAGGTTTACGCCAAGCTAGACCAGGTCGAGCCGGGGATAGCTACTGCCTACTATTCTCGAATGCCGGCGAAGGCGAGAGAGTCGAGTCTCGAGAAGATCGCTAGCGGTGGGGCGAGGCTAATCGTTGCAACAACAGGCTTCTTATCTCGCCGGTTCGACCTCCTACACCCCCAGTACAAGTTCGATCTGGCCATAGTGGACGATGTTGACAGCCTCCTCAGGAACAGTAGAAACGTTGAGCGGATACTCCTTCTAACAGGATTCTCTGAGGAGACGGTTGAAGCTGCCCACAGCCTTGTCAAAGCAAGGCTGAAGCTCTACCGAGCCCTACACAGCGGGGCTAGCGAGTCTATCGTCTCGAGGCTTGAACAGGAGATAGCGCAGCTGGAGGCCCGGCTCAGGCTGAGCCTCTCTGAAGCTTCTCCCGGTCAGCTGGTTATAGCCAGTGCCACGGGGAGGCCTAGGGGGGTTAAACATCTTCTGTTCAAGGAGTTGCTGGGGTTTGAGGTGGGCGGTGGAAGCGACTATCTGAGGAACATAGTTGACGCTTACGTCGTTGACAGTGATCCTGTAGGGAGAACCGCGGAGATTGTGTCAGCACTCGGAGACGGTGTCATAGTGTTTGTTAGCCAGAGGCTGGGTAAGGACGTTGCCAGGGCTATAGCGGGCAGGCTAGAGGGGATGGGCGTCTCAACAGCCCTAGCTCTAACCGGGGCTAGGCGGCCGGTGGAGGCTTTTGCAAGGGGCGAAGCCCGGGTTCTCATAGGAATGGCTAGCCGGTACGGAGTTATAGTCAGGGGCCTCGACCTCCCGGAGAGGTCGAAATACGCGGTCTTCCTGGGAGCACCCTCGGCAAAGACGCATCTCCTCGAGGCCCTCTACTCCCCTAGGAGGATGCTAGCCTTCCTATCCATAGCCCAGGAGAAGGGGGTTGAGTGGGCTGGCGAGGCCTTTAGGAGGCTCTCACGCCTTTTAGAGAAGGTTATCGACACTAGCATAGTATCACTTGCAGCCCGGGGAAAGCTGGAGGCTCAGGGGCCGGCTGGCGAGGCTGCCGGGATAATTAGTGAGACGGCGCCCAGGCTTGTAGATTGGCTGGTCGCGGAGGCCAGGCTCCAGGGTGGTCTACTGAGGGTGGGCGGGCTGGTGGTTGACGCTAGAGGCCCCATTCCCTACCTTGTAGTGCCCGATGCTCCAACCTATATCCAGGCCTCAGGCAGGGTTAGCAGGCTGTATAGGGGTGTTATGACGAGGGGGCTGAGTATAGTTGTCGACGAGGCTCCGGAGTACGTGGAGGCTTTGGGCGAGAGGCTCAAGTGGACGACTAGCTCCCGACTCCGGCCTCTCAGCGAGGTGGACATGGAGAAGCTCAGGAGGGAGATAGAGGAGTCGAGGAGGGGGAAGGGCAGGAGGGTTAGGGTGAAGACGACTCTCCTGGTCGTCGAGTCTCCCACGAAGGCCAGAACCATAGCCTGGTTCTGGGGTAGGCCGGGCAAGAGGAGGATTGGCCGCAGCGTAATCTATGAGGCCAGCGTGAGCGATCCCGAGACCGGGGACGTCCATATACTCCAGATAACGAGCACGAGGGGCCACTTAACCGATTTGACTACAGACAGCGTGGGCAGCAAGTATGGTGTTGATGAGGATGGAGGCGGGTACAGGGCCTACTACTCAACTATAAAACGCTGTCTCGACTGCGGAGCCCAGCACACATCATCCTCCCCCTTCTGCCCACGCTGCGGCAGCCCGAGGCAGGTTGACTCTAAGAGCGTTGTAGAGATACTCAGGAAGCTTGCGAGCGAAGTGGATGAGATAGTGATAGCAACAGACCCCGACAGGGAGGGGGAGAAGATTGCATGGGACGTGTTCCTTGCAGTCAGGCCTTACAACCCCAACGTCAGGAGAGGCAGGTTCCACGAGGTCACACCAAGAGCAGTTATAGAGGCTCTGAGGAGCGGGGAAAGCGTGGAAAAGAGCCTTATAGAGGCTCAGAAGGTCAGGAGGATAGTAGACAGGTGGATAGGATTCCACCTGTCCACACACCTCAAGCTTAAGTTCTCTAAGCCCTGGCTTGGCGCGGGAAGAGTCCAGACTCCAGTGCTGGGGTGGATAGTTGATAGGTACCGTGAGTGGCAGGACACTAGAGGATACCTGGTGATATTCAAACTGTCCTCTGGAGGGAGGACCTCGTACTTCACCCAAAATCGGCTGGAGGTCGAGAACCTTAAAAGGGTGGAGTGGCTGGAGGTCGTCGACATTGCTGGGAAGACGGAAGAGAGAAACCCGCCGCCCCCCTACACGACGGACGAGTACCTATACGACGCGAGTAGAAAACTCGGTCTAAGCGCGGGGCTGGCGATGAAGATAGCCCAGGACCTCTTCGAGTCGGGACTCATCACGTACCATAGGACAGACTCTACCAGGGTCAGCCCCACTGGTGTCAAGCTTGCACTCGAGTACCTTGCCTCCAGGGGTCTTGAGGGCGAAGCCCAGCCCCGAGGATGGGGTGAGGGGGGCGCCCACGAGGCTATAAGGCCTGTCAGGCCTATCGACGCCCAGGATCTCGAGAGGGCTGTCCTATCAGGCTCCATAAGAATTCCGATCAGGCTTACTAGACTCCACATCAGGGTCTACGACATGATATTCAGGAGGTTTATAGCAAGCCAGATGAAGCCAGCCACTCTCGATATTGTCGAGGCTACTCTCCAGGCTGGGGAGACGGTGTTTAACCATGCGGGCGTAGCCAGGGTGAGGGGAGGATATGCCCTTGTGAACCCGCCCCGCGTTGAGGAGTGGCTGGCCCGCCTGTCTCCCGGTGATAGGATCGATGTGGAGGATGTTCTGGTTGTGAAGTCCAGCCTGAAGAGGCTATACAGGGCTGGCGATATAGTCAAGATGATGAGGGAGCATGGCATAGGGAGGCCGAGCACCTACGCGAAGGCTATAGAGCAGAACAGGAGGCACGGGTATGTGATCGAGAGTAAGAAGATGAGATACCTCATACCAACAAAAACTGGTGTGTCAATCTACGACTACCTATCCAACGGATTCAAGAAGCTGGTATCGGTTGACACGACTAGGAGGCTTGAGGAGGCTCTGGAGAGGGTTGAAAAGGGTGTTGAGAAGCCTGAGGCCGTGCTAGCCAGCGTGTGGAGGATGGTGGACGAGGCTGTCAGCCTACACGCTGCAACCGGAGATGTAATGGGCCAGTCTGAGGCTTAA
- a CDS encoding MgtC/SapB family protein: MVEASFGYEDFIVRMATGLLVGALIGIERERAQLVGKSEKSGSIPGFRSMGFMGLYGSATGYVSSYTASQYGVVFAALIAGLGAATITLLTLLFAYTRMIRLRAMGFTTYVVILLTFVAGLMSGMGLILEGVAVGVIGGLLLASKYPVVRMTRSVSYSELIALMEVAALILVLGPAVYYAGGYIPFIDVFQVYIFFTAIVAVSFTSYIASRIWGVRGFVTSIILGSIVNSEAVVASIASRRDIDRGVVFQAVVAALSVMQLRIAGLGLLALLVGGGFPQGEVVLHFRDNILPWLILLALMTIASIVAWASTLALEKVENKGVIPGTPLQWGVAVRGAVAFLLLTLLFDAASRALSGYTGNIAFLTLSIIGGFISANATLLSLAGLLTRLGADTFTVGILGIALGATFNKILYTRAVGAPPETVKEITKATALMSLLPVFFLILFWLLLQTPTG; encoded by the coding sequence ATGGTGGAGGCTAGCTTCGGCTATGAGGATTTCATAGTGAGGATGGCTACAGGCCTGCTCGTAGGAGCACTTATTGGTATTGAGAGGGAGAGGGCCCAGCTTGTTGGGAAGAGCGAGAAGTCGGGCAGCATACCGGGCTTCAGAAGCATGGGGTTCATGGGCCTCTACGGCAGCGCCACGGGATACGTAAGCTCCTACACAGCCTCCCAGTATGGGGTCGTGTTCGCGGCCCTAATAGCAGGCCTGGGCGCGGCAACGATAACGCTGTTGACTCTCCTCTTCGCATACACTAGAATGATAAGGCTAAGGGCAATGGGGTTCACCACATATGTGGTTATTCTTCTAACATTCGTTGCAGGCCTTATGAGTGGGATGGGCCTCATCCTAGAGGGGGTAGCGGTAGGTGTAATAGGGGGCCTTCTTCTAGCCTCAAAATATCCCGTGGTCAGGATGACCAGGTCGGTCAGCTACTCCGAGCTAATAGCCCTCATGGAGGTTGCCGCTCTCATACTAGTGCTAGGACCGGCGGTTTACTATGCGGGCGGCTATATACCCTTCATCGACGTTTTCCAGGTTTACATATTCTTCACCGCAATAGTTGCAGTAAGCTTCACAAGCTACATTGCATCGAGAATCTGGGGGGTCAGAGGGTTTGTTACAAGCATAATTCTCGGTAGCATTGTAAACAGCGAGGCGGTGGTGGCCAGCATAGCCTCGAGGCGGGACATCGACCGGGGCGTTGTTTTCCAAGCAGTCGTAGCTGCTCTGAGTGTAATGCAGCTTAGAATAGCTGGGCTAGGCCTCCTAGCTTTACTAGTGGGGGGAGGTTTCCCCCAGGGGGAGGTAGTCCTCCACTTCAGGGACAACATCCTGCCCTGGCTTATACTCCTAGCACTTATGACTATAGCCTCAATAGTCGCTTGGGCGTCCACATTAGCATTGGAGAAGGTAGAGAACAAGGGGGTAATTCCGGGCACGCCGCTGCAGTGGGGTGTGGCGGTCAGGGGGGCTGTCGCGTTCTTACTGCTCACACTACTGTTCGACGCCGCTTCCAGGGCATTGTCAGGCTATACTGGCAACATCGCATTCCTAACACTGTCAATAATAGGGGGCTTTATAAGCGCCAACGCAACTCTACTCTCCCTCGCAGGCCTGCTAACGAGGCTCGGAGCCGACACTTTCACGGTAGGAATTCTGGGTATAGCGCTGGGGGCCACCTTTAACAAGATACTCTACACGAGGGCTGTCGGAGCACCCCCCGAGACGGTAAAGGAGATTACCAAGGCCACCGCCTTGATGAGCCTGCTACCAGTCTTCTTCCTAATCTTATTCTGGTTGCTGCTGCAAACCCCGACAGGCTAA
- a CDS encoding CDC48 family AAA ATPase, producing MANSSVELRVSEAYPRDVGRKIVRIDRQTAARLGVEVGDFVKVSKGDRSVVAVVWPLRPDDEGRGIIRMDGYLRAALGVTVGDTVTVEKAEKVEPASKVVLAPTEPIRFGRDFVEYVKEFLLRKPISRGETIIVPVLEGLPLVVVSTQPAHFVYVTEATEVEIREKPVREEIERLRGVPKVTWEDIGDLEEAKERIREIVELPMKHPEIFKHLGIEPPKGILLYGPPGTGKTLLAKALANEIGAYFISINGPEIMSKYYGESEQRLREIFKEAEENAPSIIFIDEIDAIAPKREEVTGEVEKRVVAQLLTLMDGLKERGRVIVIGATNRPDAIDPALRRPGRFDREIEIRPPDKRARAEILKVHTRNMPLAEDVDLDKLAEMTHGYTGADLAALAKEAAMAALRRFIREGKINFEAKEIPATVLKELKVTMKDFMEAMKMIRPTLIREIYVEVPEVRWSDIGGLEEAKQALREAVEWPLKHPEIFEKMGIRPPRGVLLFGPPGTGKTLLAKAVATESGANFIAVRGPEILSKWVGESERAIRKIFERARQAAPAVVFFDEIDAIAPARGARFDTSGVTDRIVNQMLAEMDGIQPLSNVVVIGATNRPDILDPALLRPGRFDRLIYVPPPDKEARKEIFKIHTKKVPLGEDVDLEKLAEMTEGYTGADIEAVVREAVMAKLREKLEVGKVEMRHFLEALKKVPPSLTKEDILRYERLAKELKKLTLG from the coding sequence GTGGCCAACTCTAGTGTTGAGCTGAGGGTGAGTGAGGCCTATCCCAGGGATGTTGGGAGGAAGATAGTCCGTATAGACCGTCAGACAGCTGCTAGGCTCGGGGTTGAGGTCGGTGACTTCGTTAAAGTATCAAAGGGTGATAGGAGTGTGGTAGCGGTTGTCTGGCCTTTGAGGCCGGACGACGAGGGTAGAGGCATAATAAGGATGGACGGATATCTCAGGGCAGCCCTAGGAGTGACGGTGGGGGATACAGTCACTGTTGAGAAGGCTGAGAAGGTTGAGCCAGCATCGAAGGTTGTTCTCGCGCCTACAGAGCCTATTAGGTTTGGGAGAGACTTTGTGGAGTACGTTAAGGAGTTTCTCCTGAGGAAGCCTATTAGCAGGGGGGAGACCATAATCGTACCTGTTCTCGAAGGCCTTCCCCTGGTCGTCGTCTCCACCCAGCCAGCCCACTTCGTCTATGTGACGGAGGCTACCGAGGTTGAGATCAGGGAGAAGCCTGTTAGGGAAGAGATAGAGAGGCTGAGGGGTGTTCCCAAGGTAACGTGGGAGGATATAGGCGATCTCGAGGAGGCTAAGGAGAGGATTAGGGAGATAGTGGAGCTCCCTATGAAGCACCCCGAGATATTCAAACACCTGGGCATCGAGCCTCCGAAGGGTATTCTGCTGTATGGCCCGCCGGGCACCGGTAAGACGCTGCTGGCCAAGGCGTTGGCGAACGAGATTGGAGCCTACTTTATCTCCATCAACGGGCCGGAGATTATGAGCAAGTATTACGGCGAGAGCGAGCAGCGGCTCAGGGAGATCTTTAAGGAGGCGGAGGAGAACGCCCCCAGCATTATCTTCATCGACGAGATTGACGCGATAGCCCCGAAGAGGGAGGAGGTTACAGGGGAGGTTGAGAAGAGGGTTGTGGCACAGCTTCTCACACTCATGGATGGATTGAAGGAGAGGGGGAGGGTTATAGTCATAGGCGCGACGAACAGGCCTGACGCCATAGACCCGGCTCTGAGGAGGCCTGGAAGGTTCGACAGGGAGATTGAGATACGGCCTCCCGATAAGAGGGCTAGAGCCGAGATTCTGAAGGTTCACACCCGGAACATGCCTCTCGCAGAGGACGTGGACCTTGACAAGCTAGCCGAGATGACCCATGGCTACACAGGAGCGGATCTCGCCGCTCTGGCGAAGGAGGCGGCCATGGCGGCTTTGAGAAGGTTCATACGGGAGGGGAAGATCAATTTTGAGGCCAAGGAGATTCCGGCAACCGTCCTCAAGGAGCTGAAGGTGACGATGAAAGACTTCATGGAGGCTATGAAGATGATAAGGCCTACGCTTATAAGGGAGATCTACGTCGAGGTTCCCGAGGTTAGGTGGAGTGATATAGGCGGCCTCGAGGAGGCTAAACAGGCTCTTCGAGAAGCTGTTGAGTGGCCTCTGAAGCACCCCGAGATATTTGAGAAGATGGGTATTAGGCCTCCTAGGGGTGTTCTCTTGTTCGGGCCTCCGGGTACTGGTAAGACGCTTCTGGCCAAGGCTGTGGCTACTGAGAGTGGGGCGAACTTCATAGCGGTGAGGGGCCCGGAGATACTCAGCAAGTGGGTAGGAGAAAGCGAAAGAGCTATTCGGAAGATCTTTGAGAGGGCCAGGCAGGCAGCCCCAGCCGTAGTGTTCTTCGACGAGATAGACGCCATAGCCCCTGCGAGGGGAGCTAGGTTCGACACCAGCGGTGTTACGGACAGAATTGTAAACCAAATGCTGGCTGAGATGGACGGGATACAGCCGCTCTCAAACGTCGTTGTCATAGGGGCGACGAACAGGCCTGACATACTGGACCCTGCACTACTGAGGCCAGGAAGGTTCGACAGGCTTATCTACGTGCCACCACCGGATAAGGAGGCTAGGAAGGAGATATTCAAGATACACACAAAAAAGGTGCCACTCGGAGAAGATGTTGACCTCGAGAAGCTCGCGGAGATGACGGAGGGCTACACAGGAGCCGATATAGAGGCGGTGGTTAGAGAGGCAGTTATGGCAAAACTTAGGGAGAAGCTAGAGGTCGGTAAAGTCGAAATGAGACACTTCCTAGAGGCGCTAAAGAAAGTGCCACCCAGTCTTACCAAGGAGGATATACTCCGGTATGAAAGGCTCGCAAAGGAGCTGAAGAAGCTGACGCTGGGATGA
- a CDS encoding ABC transporter ATP-binding protein produces the protein MGFEVNASALSKRFGQRYAYRNVEFTFTSGILGVLGPNGAGKTTLLKTILGLVKPSAGEILVEGVNPRSPGFEKLLPRIGYVPELPVVPLWTTPCILLETLARLEGYTSVEARVRAREALEVVGLAGECETPIGKLSKGARKRVLVAQAFIGERELLVLDEPYSGLDPEWVYRVRELLRTVAREGATVIVSSHILRELEDIATHVLVLKTDQLFYGSIEELRAWLSGTPRIILSVAEPERAVEVLRRGGFNAYTINKGGQLVVAVEGADDPARVLSLLLAENIEISEYRVEKASLEEAYLKLVGAGDGLGGG, from the coding sequence TTGGGGTTCGAAGTCAACGCCTCAGCCCTCTCCAAAAGGTTTGGGCAGCGCTATGCATACCGAAACGTGGAATTCACTTTCACATCAGGCATACTAGGCGTGCTTGGACCGAATGGGGCTGGTAAGACCACCCTGCTCAAGACAATATTGGGATTAGTGAAGCCCAGTGCCGGAGAGATATTGGTGGAAGGTGTAAACCCCCGTAGCCCCGGGTTCGAGAAGCTTTTGCCGAGGATAGGATACGTGCCAGAACTGCCTGTAGTTCCTCTCTGGACGACCCCCTGCATCCTCCTCGAAACCCTTGCCAGGCTAGAAGGGTACACGAGTGTGGAGGCTAGGGTGAGGGCGAGAGAGGCTCTGGAGGTTGTCGGGCTTGCGGGCGAGTGTGAGACACCGATAGGAAAGTTAAGCAAGGGTGCTAGGAAGAGGGTGCTGGTGGCCCAGGCGTTTATAGGCGAGAGGGAGCTCCTTGTTCTCGACGAGCCTTACAGCGGGCTGGACCCCGAGTGGGTATATAGGGTTAGAGAGCTTCTGAGGACGGTGGCTAGAGAGGGTGCTACGGTCATAGTATCCAGCCACATTCTAAGGGAGCTGGAGGATATAGCCACCCATGTTCTAGTCCTCAAAACAGACCAGCTATTCTACGGGAGCATTGAAGAGCTCAGGGCTTGGCTCTCGGGCACTCCCCGGATCATACTTTCGGTGGCGGAGCCTGAGAGGGCTGTTGAGGTCCTAAGACGCGGAGGCTTCAACGCCTACACCATTAATAAGGGAGGCCAGTTAGTGGTAGCTGTGGAGGGGGCTGACGACCCGGCCAGGGTGCTTAGCCTGCTGCTCGCCGAGAATATCGAAATTAGTGAGTATAGGGTGGAAAAGGCGAGTCTCGAGGAGGCTTACCTAAAGCTGGTGGGTGCAGGCGATGGCCTGGGAGGAGGCTAA